In one window of Desulfonatronospira thiodismutans ASO3-1 DNA:
- the thrC gene encoding threonine synthase, with translation MTMDEFPAYRGDLRYHCLECKSVYPGDELHYTCPECSGVFLLQDHNFSELKKTSGEDWRAVFDQRAAGKMTQMQGIFRFFELIAPVVDKEDVVYLGEGNTPVIESSPRLQKNVGRKMAFKNDGQNPSASFKDRGMACAFSYLNQLVKKNNWDQVLTICASTGDTSASAALYAAYVDGPVKSVVLLPQGKVTSQQLSQPLGSGSVVIELPGVFDDCMRVVEYLADNFRVALLNSKNPWRILGQESYAFEIAQWSNWDMAGRCVFVPIGNAGNITAVMNGFLKLKKLDIIDELPRIFGVQSTHADPVYRYYRQNPGDRSYAPVEVTPSVAQAAMIGNPVSFPRVRELAAKYQQEQGEDAFNVVHVQEQQIIESMLLANQNGHIACTQGGECLAGLIQARDQGLVGADEFSILDATAHALKFSGFQEMYFNRSFSPGYGITPRQEYINQPQSVLSEEDKERMSKDEFTRAAVNEMVRILGLQGN, from the coding sequence ATGACCATGGACGAATTTCCAGCATACAGGGGAGATCTGAGATATCACTGCCTGGAGTGCAAGAGCGTTTATCCCGGGGACGAACTGCATTACACCTGCCCTGAATGCAGCGGGGTTTTTCTCCTGCAGGACCATAATTTCAGCGAGCTTAAAAAGACATCCGGGGAAGACTGGAGGGCTGTATTCGACCAGCGTGCAGCCGGCAAGATGACCCAGATGCAGGGCATCTTCAGATTTTTTGAACTTATCGCCCCGGTGGTGGATAAGGAAGATGTGGTCTATCTTGGGGAGGGTAATACTCCGGTGATTGAGTCTTCCCCCAGGCTGCAGAAAAATGTGGGCCGGAAAATGGCCTTTAAGAACGACGGCCAGAACCCCAGCGCATCATTTAAAGACCGGGGAATGGCCTGTGCCTTTAGTTATCTGAATCAGCTGGTGAAGAAAAACAACTGGGACCAGGTCCTGACCATCTGTGCCTCCACCGGAGACACTTCGGCTTCCGCGGCCCTTTATGCCGCCTATGTGGATGGACCGGTGAAATCAGTTGTTCTGCTCCCCCAGGGTAAAGTCACTTCGCAGCAGCTGTCTCAGCCTCTGGGCAGCGGGTCCGTGGTCATCGAACTGCCCGGAGTTTTTGATGACTGCATGCGCGTGGTGGAGTATCTGGCGGACAACTTCCGGGTGGCCCTTTTGAATTCCAAAAATCCCTGGAGAATCCTGGGCCAGGAGAGCTATGCCTTTGAGATCGCCCAGTGGAGCAACTGGGATATGGCCGGCAGGTGCGTGTTTGTGCCCATAGGCAATGCAGGCAATATTACAGCGGTCATGAACGGGTTTTTAAAGCTCAAAAAATTAGATATAATTGACGAGTTGCCCCGGATTTTCGGGGTGCAGTCCACTCACGCGGACCCGGTTTACCGCTATTACCGGCAAAATCCCGGGGACAGGAGCTATGCCCCGGTTGAAGTAACCCCCAGCGTGGCCCAGGCGGCCATGATCGGCAACCCGGTTTCTTTTCCCCGGGTGCGTGAACTGGCGGCGAAGTACCAGCAGGAGCAGGGTGAAGATGCCTTCAATGTAGTGCATGTCCAGGAGCAGCAGATAATTGAGTCCATGCTGCTGGCCAACCAGAATGGCCATATAGCCTGTACCCAGGGCGGGGAATGCCTGGCAGGACTTATTCAGGCCAGGGATCAGGGTCTTGTAGGTGCTGATGAGTTTTCCATTCTGGATGCCACAGCCCATGCCCTGAAGTTCAGCGGATTTCAGGAAATGTACTTCAACCGCTCCTTTTCCCCGGGCTACGGGATTACCCCCAGGCAGGAGTATATCAACCAGCCTCAGAGTGTGCTCAGTGAAGAGGACAAAGAGCGCATGAGCAAAGATGAGTTCACCAGGGCGGCGGTGAATGAAATGGTGCGTATACTGGGTCTTCAGGGCAACTGA
- a CDS encoding 4-hydroxybenzoate octaprenyltransferase produces MTSKTGSISAGVLQATLAWARMIRIEHSIFALPFAYMGLFWSAEGWPGWQVFIFLTLAMIMVRSFAMTHNRLTDLPLDALNPRTRDRALVTGEIQVRQAYYFLAASAVIFVLACAFLNLPVFLLAFFALAWSAVYSYTKRWTSICHFFLGSVLGLAPLAGWIAYTPELTLPAVFLFLGVLFWVGGFDILYSTQDMEFDRENGLKSIPARHGAATSFALAGFSHVNAALFFLLAGIAFAASWPYYLAWFVVAVVLFIEHRIISPDNLERLNVSFFTLNALVSVILLAGVLADVFLVSG; encoded by the coding sequence ATGACAAGCAAAACGGGTTCAATATCAGCCGGGGTGTTGCAGGCAACCCTGGCCTGGGCCAGGATGATCCGCATTGAACATTCCATATTTGCTCTGCCTTTTGCCTACATGGGGCTTTTCTGGTCCGCTGAAGGATGGCCCGGCTGGCAGGTCTTCATCTTTCTGACCCTGGCCATGATAATGGTGCGCTCCTTTGCCATGACCCACAACAGGCTTACCGATCTCCCCCTGGACGCCCTGAACCCGAGAACCAGGGACAGGGCCCTGGTGACGGGGGAAATCCAGGTGCGACAGGCTTATTATTTTCTGGCAGCAAGCGCTGTTATATTTGTCCTGGCCTGCGCCTTTCTGAATCTCCCGGTTTTTCTGCTGGCCTTTTTTGCCCTGGCCTGGTCTGCAGTGTACAGCTATACCAAAAGGTGGACCAGTATATGCCACTTTTTTCTGGGTTCTGTCCTGGGTCTGGCTCCCCTGGCCGGGTGGATCGCCTATACACCGGAACTTACTCTGCCGGCGGTCTTTTTGTTTCTGGGTGTGCTTTTCTGGGTAGGAGGTTTCGACATACTTTACTCCACACAGGATATGGAGTTTGACCGGGAAAACGGACTCAAGTCCATCCCTGCCAGGCATGGGGCGGCCACTTCTTTTGCCCTGGCCGGATTCTCCCACGTCAATGCGGCTCTTTTTTTCCTGCTGGCAGGGATCGCCTTTGCCGCGTCCTGGCCCTATTATCTGGCCTGGTTTGTCGTGGCGGTGGTTCTTTTTATCGAGCACAGGATCATCTCCCCGGACAACCTGGAAAGGCTCAATGTCTCCTTCTTTACCCTGAATGCCCTTGTATCCGTAATCCTGCTGGCCGGGGTCCTGGCTGATGTTTTCCTGGTCAGTGGCTGA
- the tyrS gene encoding tyrosine--tRNA ligase — MSWNHQEAMALIRRGSVEIVSESELLKKMDRKKPLRVKAGFDPTAPDLHLGHTVLIQKLKHFQELGHHVLFLIGDFTGMIGDPSGKSETRKKLTRQEVIQNAETYKRQIFRILHPEKTELVFNSTWMDKFHAADFVELCSRYTVARMMERDDFDKRFRENRSIAVHEFLYPLIQGYDSVELKADVELGGTDQKFNLLVGRDLQREYGQEPQVILTVPILEGLDGVQKMSKSLDNYVGIEEPARDMYGKLMSISDELMWRYFELLSDKNLNDIEAMRENVEQGRLHPKYCKEELAMEITARFHDRQAAEKERENFNRVFSAHEMPQDMPEFSVSPAENKRLADILVESRLCPSRSEAKRLCRQKAVGLYNGEKLTDPEAVFGAGEYTLKVGKKRFLKLKVQ, encoded by the coding sequence ATGAGCTGGAATCATCAGGAGGCCATGGCTTTGATTCGGCGTGGCAGTGTGGAGATTGTAAGCGAATCCGAACTGTTGAAAAAAATGGACAGAAAAAAGCCCCTCAGGGTCAAGGCAGGCTTTGATCCCACTGCACCTGACCTTCACCTGGGGCATACCGTGCTCATCCAGAAACTCAAGCATTTTCAGGAACTGGGACACCATGTACTCTTTCTCATTGGCGATTTTACAGGCATGATCGGAGACCCATCAGGTAAATCCGAGACCCGTAAGAAACTTACCCGCCAGGAAGTGATCCAAAACGCTGAAACCTACAAACGCCAGATATTCAGGATTCTGCATCCGGAAAAGACCGAACTGGTTTTCAACTCCACCTGGATGGACAAGTTTCATGCAGCGGATTTTGTGGAACTCTGCTCCAGGTATACAGTGGCCAGGATGATGGAAAGGGATGATTTTGACAAGCGTTTCCGGGAAAATCGCTCCATAGCTGTACACGAGTTTTTGTATCCTCTCATACAGGGATACGACTCCGTGGAGCTAAAAGCAGACGTGGAGCTTGGCGGTACGGACCAGAAATTCAATCTGCTGGTGGGCAGGGATCTGCAGCGCGAATACGGTCAGGAACCGCAGGTTATCCTGACAGTGCCCATACTGGAAGGCCTGGACGGGGTGCAGAAGATGAGTAAGTCCCTGGATAATTATGTGGGTATCGAAGAACCGGCCCGGGATATGTACGGCAAGCTCATGTCCATCTCCGACGAACTCATGTGGAGGTATTTCGAACTTCTCTCGGACAAGAATCTAAATGATATTGAAGCCATGCGGGAAAACGTGGAGCAGGGCAGGCTGCACCCCAAGTACTGCAAGGAAGAACTGGCCATGGAAATAACCGCCAGGTTTCATGACAGGCAGGCAGCAGAAAAGGAGAGGGAGAATTTCAACCGTGTCTTTTCGGCCCATGAAATGCCCCAGGATATGCCTGAATTCAGTGTTTCCCCGGCTGAAAACAAGAGGCTGGCTGATATTCTGGTGGAGAGCAGGCTTTGTCCGTCGCGCAGCGAAGCCAAAAGACTATGCAGACAAAAGGCAGTGGGACTTTACAACGGTGAGAAGCTTACAGACCCTGAGGCTGTGTTCGGTGCCGGGGAGTACACCCTGAAAGTGGGCAAAAAAAGGTTTTTAAAGCTTAAAGTACAATAA
- the rny gene encoding ribonuclease Y, producing the protein MWTTVIITALIALAVGAVAGFWAQKIFFNKKYQENQELAQRILDEARKEASAQKKEILLQAKDEAFKQKKELEEDAREREKELKKQEQRLQEKEERLENKLEKVAQKESEVVAWENQLTKQERTFAEKEEHLQELIDNQSKKLEEISGLTTEEARHRLMQEIESKTRHEAARMIRQIEMEAQETASKKAREILALSIQRYAGDYVSEHTVSAVELPSEDMKGRIIGREGRNIRAIEAATGVDLIIDDTPETVVLSAYSPLRREVAKQSLERLISDGRIHPARIEDIVEKVKKELDVKLREIGEQATFDVGVHGIHPELIRLLGHLHYRTSFSQNVMQHSIEVAFLCGIMAAELGLDQKKAKRAGLLHDLGKAVDHEVEGPHAIIGADLAKKHNESKDIVHAIAAHHEDVQPASILAVLVQAADSLSGARPGARKELLENYVNRLEELEKIASSFNGVNRSFAIQAGRELRVMVDCDHVDDDATHLMCKDIAQKIEESITYPGQIKVTVIREKRSVGYAK; encoded by the coding sequence CAGCACAAAAAAAGGAAATCCTTCTTCAGGCCAAGGATGAGGCCTTCAAGCAGAAAAAGGAGCTGGAAGAGGATGCCAGGGAAAGGGAGAAAGAGTTAAAGAAACAGGAACAGAGGCTGCAGGAAAAGGAAGAAAGGCTGGAGAACAAGCTTGAAAAAGTGGCTCAAAAGGAAAGTGAAGTAGTCGCCTGGGAAAATCAGCTTACCAAGCAGGAACGTACTTTTGCCGAGAAGGAGGAGCACCTGCAGGAGCTTATTGACAACCAGAGCAAAAAACTCGAGGAGATATCCGGACTCACTACGGAAGAGGCCAGACACCGCCTGATGCAGGAAATTGAGAGCAAGACCAGGCATGAGGCGGCCAGGATGATCCGCCAGATCGAAATGGAAGCCCAGGAAACAGCTTCCAAGAAGGCCAGAGAGATTCTGGCGTTGTCCATACAGCGCTATGCCGGAGATTATGTATCCGAGCATACTGTTTCGGCCGTGGAACTGCCCAGCGAAGATATGAAGGGCCGCATCATCGGCAGGGAAGGCCGCAATATCAGGGCCATCGAAGCCGCCACCGGGGTGGATCTGATCATCGACGATACGCCTGAGACTGTAGTCCTGTCCGCCTATAGTCCTTTGCGGCGCGAAGTAGCCAAACAGTCTCTCGAGAGGCTCATAAGTGATGGCAGGATTCACCCTGCCCGGATCGAGGATATTGTTGAAAAGGTAAAAAAGGAACTGGACGTCAAACTGCGGGAAATCGGGGAACAGGCAACCTTTGACGTCGGGGTTCACGGCATACACCCAGAACTGATACGCCTGCTGGGCCACCTGCATTACCGCACCAGTTTTTCCCAGAATGTAATGCAGCATTCCATAGAAGTTGCCTTTCTGTGCGGGATTATGGCTGCAGAGCTGGGCCTGGATCAGAAAAAGGCCAAAAGGGCCGGTCTGCTGCACGACCTGGGCAAGGCGGTGGATCATGAGGTCGAGGGTCCTCACGCCATCATAGGAGCCGACCTGGCCAAAAAGCACAACGAATCCAAGGATATTGTTCATGCCATAGCAGCACACCACGAGGATGTGCAGCCTGCAAGCATTCTTGCAGTTCTGGTTCAGGCAGCTGACAGTCTGTCCGGGGCCAGGCCCGGGGCCAGGAAGGAACTCCTGGAAAATTATGTCAACCGCCTGGAAGAACTGGAGAAGATTGCTTCCAGTTTCAACGGAGTGAATCGTTCTTTTGCCATTCAGGCCGGAAGGGAACTTCGGGTTATGGTGGATTGCGATCATGTGGACGATGACGCCACTCACCTGATGTGTAAGGATATAGCCCAGAAGATCGAGGAGAGCATTACTTATCCCGGCCAGATCAAGGTGACTGTAATCCGGGAAAAGAGATCAGTGGGCTATGCCAAGTAG